The DNA segment TGGATCGAGTTAGAATGGGCTTCCATGAAGCAGGAGATGATGGATTTGGTAGAGCGAATGAGGAATACCGACTGAAGGGCAATAACGGGGGGATAAGAGATGAAGCTGGAGAGATTGATGGCGATTACAATGATCTTGCTGAATCGCAAGCGCGTCCAAGCGCATGAATTGGCCGAGCAGCTGCAGGTATCGCTACGGACGGTCTATCGCGACCTAGAATCGCTTAATCTCGCCGGAATCCCCATCGTATCCTACACGGGGGCGGAGGGCGGCTTCGAGATTATGGACAGCTTTCGGCTTGATCGCCAGCTGCTGTCGTACGACGAATTGATGTCGCTCACAATCGCACTGCAAGGCCTGCAATCTACAGGAACGATGAACGAGAACAAGATGGAGCGGCTCATGGATAAAGTCGGAGCTCTGGTCGCTCGGGCGGAACAAGGGCGGATGGATGACAGGGAGCGAATTCAGATTGACTTTTCACCCTGGAGACACAGTAAAGCCGATCGCGCCAAATTCGAATTGCTGCGGCAGGCGGCCTTGGAGCGCCGCGTCGTCGTTTTTACCTATGTGGACGGCAAGGGTGAGGTCACGACCGCTCGTTCCGTGGAACCCATGGAGATTGCGTTGAAGGGCTATGTCTGGTATTTGTACGGCTACTGTCTTAGGCGGAACGATTACCGCACGTTCCGGCTTTCGCGCATCCGGGAACTGCAGACGACTCCGAAGCTTTTCGAACGGAAGCAACTGACTCGTTCCGACAGCCCGAAGGAGGTCTGTCAGACTCCTGTATACGGGACGACGCTGGAATTAGTGCTCC comes from the Paenibacillus lentus genome and includes:
- a CDS encoding helix-turn-helix transcriptional regulator, yielding MKLERLMAITMILLNRKRVQAHELAEQLQVSLRTVYRDLESLNLAGIPIVSYTGAEGGFEIMDSFRLDRQLLSYDELMSLTIALQGLQSTGTMNENKMERLMDKVGALVARAEQGRMDDRERIQIDFSPWRHSKADRAKFELLRQAALERRVVVFTYVDGKGEVTTARSVEPMEIALKGYVWYLYGYCLRRNDYRTFRLSRIRELQTTPKLFERKQLTRSDSPKEVCQTPVYGTTLELVLRFEGGGKAAASDHFEEHELEWQSDGSLIVRATLPDKPWIIGYLLHFRTDVIVLEPHRIAEKLRDAALSIASLYENSPETDNG